The Peribacillus simplex genome contains a region encoding:
- a CDS encoding thioesterase II family protein: MNNKSLNLLCLPYAGGSENIYTKWKNEVIGGVNIVPIELSGRGKRMQDPLYNNLNEALEDIYLKSYESVAESPFAIVGHSMGSILAYELAKKLIEEDNKVPEFLIFSGKNPPHAKLGTNIHTLPNDEMLQELQKLGGIKPEFSKYQELLSLFLPIIRSDFKLVETYEHVPGTPFANDIYIMYGSKDMITSGSSLMEWDNHTSSSCFYKEIEGDHFFIDSNSKDVIDYVNDVCTKYLVNC; encoded by the coding sequence TTGAATAACAAATCATTAAACCTTTTATGTCTTCCTTATGCGGGTGGATCAGAAAATATCTATACGAAGTGGAAGAATGAAGTGATAGGTGGAGTGAATATTGTACCTATTGAGCTTTCAGGGAGAGGTAAACGGATGCAGGATCCCTTATATAATAACCTCAATGAAGCTCTGGAAGATATTTATTTAAAGAGTTACGAATCTGTAGCGGAATCCCCATTTGCGATTGTGGGCCATAGCATGGGCAGTATACTAGCATACGAACTAGCAAAGAAACTAATTGAAGAAGATAATAAGGTGCCAGAGTTCCTAATCTTTTCAGGAAAAAATCCCCCTCATGCGAAATTGGGCACCAATATTCATACGCTACCAAATGATGAAATGTTGCAAGAGCTTCAGAAGCTAGGTGGAATTAAGCCAGAGTTTTCAAAGTACCAAGAACTTTTATCCTTATTTCTACCAATCATAAGATCAGATTTTAAATTAGTAGAAACATATGAACATGTTCCTGGTACTCCTTTTGCTAATGATATTTATATCATGTATGGATCGAAGGATATGATTACGAGTGGATCTAGCCTTATGGAGTGGGATAATCATACATCCTCGAGTTGTTTTTACAAGGAAATTGAAGGGGATCATTTCTTTATTGATTCCAATTCAAAAGACGTAATTGATTATGTTAACGACGTATGCACTAAATATTTAGTTAATTGCTAA
- a CDS encoding cytochrome P450, translating into MKLTYPKDSSHINIGEYNLADPKLHSNEDVHLIWHAMRERAPIHWTETESGLGFWSVTKYSDVKSVLSNHKDFTSERGTLLNLLGTDDPAGGKQVTVTDPPRHSKLRRPMQKGFTHKSLTKHVDVIKGEVRKLLLPAVEGEVIDFAQGMFALSTAVAGAILGLPAKDWSLITQLTAMSIAPDDPKYQLEEGPQATLQYAHQEIFSYFGDLIMEKDDWEEDEVLGILLNQMIDDDPLDFGAILANCYTLLLGATVTTPHVPSATIYTMMEQGGFEEWSRHPEFLKTGIEESLRWSSPASHIMRYAVEDTEIREQKIKKGEAVVSWIASANRDEEIFENPYKFDYRRKHNPHISFGSGVHYCMGHLAARQTLEILFNELFETFSGFELCGEVEHLSSNFIGGIKHFPIKGKVKHKVKTY; encoded by the coding sequence ATGAAGTTAACTTATCCAAAAGACTCATCCCATATTAATATTGGGGAGTACAACTTAGCAGACCCGAAATTACATAGTAATGAGGATGTCCATCTTATTTGGCATGCAATGAGAGAAAGAGCACCTATACACTGGACAGAAACTGAAAGTGGCTTAGGTTTTTGGTCTGTTACTAAATATAGTGACGTTAAAAGTGTTTTAAGTAATCACAAAGATTTCACGTCAGAAAGAGGCACGCTCTTAAATCTGTTGGGAACAGACGATCCAGCAGGTGGGAAGCAAGTCACTGTGACGGACCCGCCGCGCCACTCAAAGTTGCGACGTCCTATGCAAAAAGGATTTACTCACAAGTCTTTAACAAAGCATGTCGATGTTATCAAAGGAGAGGTACGTAAATTGTTATTGCCTGCTGTAGAGGGTGAGGTAATTGACTTCGCCCAGGGAATGTTTGCGCTGTCTACTGCTGTGGCAGGTGCCATTCTTGGGTTGCCAGCCAAAGATTGGTCTTTAATCACGCAACTAACGGCAATGTCAATAGCTCCAGATGATCCAAAGTATCAATTAGAAGAAGGACCTCAAGCTACGTTACAATATGCCCATCAGGAGATATTTAGCTATTTTGGAGATCTAATCATGGAAAAGGATGATTGGGAAGAGGATGAAGTATTAGGCATACTGTTAAATCAAATGATTGATGATGACCCTTTAGATTTCGGTGCCATTTTAGCCAACTGTTATACGCTTTTGCTTGGAGCAACTGTAACAACTCCTCACGTTCCTAGTGCGACAATTTATACGATGATGGAGCAAGGTGGCTTTGAAGAATGGTCTAGACATCCAGAGTTCTTAAAGACTGGTATTGAGGAGAGTTTAAGGTGGTCATCACCTGCTAGCCATATTATGAGATATGCGGTTGAAGATACTGAAATTCGAGAACAAAAAATTAAAAAAGGTGAAGCAGTAGTATCATGGATTGCATCTGCTAATAGAGACGAAGAGATATTTGAGAATCCTTATAAATTTGATTATAGAAGAAAGCATAACCCCCATATCTCTTTTGGAAGCGGTGTTCATTATTGCATGGGACATTTAGCAGCAAGACAAACACTGGAGATCTTATTTAATGAACTATTTGAAACATTTTCTGGTTTTGAACTGTGTGGAGAGGTAGAACATCTTAGCTCGAATTTTATAGGTGGCATTAAACACTTCCCGATAAAAGGGAAAGTCAAACATAAGGTTAAAACATATTAA
- a CDS encoding GNAT family N-acetyltransferase, whose protein sequence is MFPNLETDRLILREITHKDADALFSCFSNANVLRFYGQDKLESIEQANGFVEFFSKSLKEKRGIRWGIERKGEKGLIGTIGFNAWSPKHKRAEIGYEIHPDHWRKGYMTEAVSKILLYGSETLGLTRIGAVVFIENVSSNNLLKKMGFQQEGVLKNYMYQNGEVYDTYVYSFLPK, encoded by the coding sequence ATGTTTCCTAATTTAGAAACAGACAGACTCATTTTGAGAGAAATAACTCATAAGGATGCAGATGCCCTTTTCTCTTGTTTTTCTAACGCTAACGTCTTACGTTTTTATGGTCAAGACAAATTAGAGAGCATCGAACAAGCCAACGGATTTGTAGAATTTTTTTCTAAAAGTTTAAAGGAAAAAAGAGGAATAAGGTGGGGGATTGAAAGAAAAGGAGAAAAAGGGTTGATAGGAACAATTGGATTTAATGCTTGGTCTCCTAAACATAAACGTGCTGAAATAGGTTACGAAATTCACCCTGACCATTGGAGAAAGGGATATATGACTGAAGCAGTCTCGAAAATTCTTTTATACGGATCGGAAACTCTAGGTTTAACGAGAATTGGTGCTGTAGTTTTTATTGAAAATGTATCGTCAAACAATTTACTTAAAAAAATGGGATTTCAACAAGAAGGAGTCCTAAAAAACTATATGTACCAAAATGGTGAAGTATATGATACATATGTTTATTCTTTTCTTCCTAAATAA
- a CDS encoding IS3 family transposase, with protein MKGFPCDKAFEEATFKIIKAEFANQTTFASSAQHPLEFGDFVNWFNKL; from the coding sequence ATGAAAGGTTTCCCTTGTGATAAAGCTTTCGAGGAGGCGACATTTAAAATCATTAAGGCTGAGTTCGCTAATCAAACAACATTCGCAAGCTCAGCTCAGCATCCACTTGAATTCGGAGACTTTGTGAACTGGTTTAATAAGCTGTGA